The Thermobispora bispora DSM 43833 genome window below encodes:
- a CDS encoding carbohydrate ABC transporter permease — MTPGVSADVMTRPPQAARAATSRARRRAMRDPGRALRLYLPLALYLAFTLVPFYWMICFALRPSGSTSLVPWPITFENFETVWNDIGYAVFFKNSVIVGVWSLLATTVLALMGGYALARYRFRGRTLFMIVLLCSQFIPGAMLLIPLFSIFKGLGLINNLWSLIIADTVFNLPLSIILMSGFITAVPYTVEEAAMVDGCTRLRAFFAVVLPQLRPGLIAVGSFAFIHTWNNFLFALMFMSREDGFTIPVGLSYTIGEYSADFGALAAGGVVAALPVVLVFAVIQRYLVRGISAGAVKG; from the coding sequence GTGACCCCGGGCGTGAGCGCCGACGTGATGACCCGCCCGCCGCAGGCCGCGCGGGCGGCGACCTCGCGGGCACGGCGCCGGGCCATGCGGGACCCCGGCCGGGCGCTGCGGCTCTACCTGCCGCTCGCCCTCTACCTCGCCTTCACCCTGGTCCCGTTCTACTGGATGATCTGCTTCGCGCTGCGGCCCTCCGGGTCGACCTCGCTCGTGCCGTGGCCGATCACGTTCGAGAACTTCGAGACCGTCTGGAACGACATCGGCTACGCGGTGTTCTTCAAGAACAGCGTGATCGTCGGCGTGTGGTCGCTGCTCGCCACCACCGTGCTCGCCCTGATGGGCGGCTACGCGCTGGCCCGGTACCGGTTCCGCGGGCGGACGCTCTTCATGATCGTCCTGCTCTGCAGCCAGTTCATCCCCGGCGCGATGCTGCTCATCCCGCTCTTCTCGATCTTCAAAGGGCTCGGCCTGATCAACAACCTGTGGAGCCTCATCATCGCGGACACGGTGTTCAACCTGCCGCTGTCGATCATCCTGATGAGCGGCTTCATCACCGCGGTGCCGTACACGGTGGAGGAGGCCGCGATGGTGGACGGCTGCACCCGCCTGCGGGCCTTCTTCGCCGTGGTCCTGCCCCAGCTCCGCCCGGGACTGATCGCGGTCGGGTCGTTCGCCTTCATCCACACCTGGAACAACTTCCTGTTCGCGCTCATGTTCATGAGCCGGGAGGACGGGTTCACCATCCCGGTCGGGCTGAGCTACACGATCGGGGAGTACAGCGCCGACTTCGGAGCGCTCGCGGCCGGGGGCGTCGTCGCCGCGCTCCCCGTGGTCCTGGTGTTCGCCGTGATCCAGCGCTATCTCGTGCGCGGGATCAGCGCCGGTGCGGTCAAGGGATGA
- a CDS encoding ABC transporter substrate-binding protein gives MRSTQSTAVGRRLLRAAACALLAVIVAACGSTGPSESGKVTITFWDNNGGVRTPIYKELIKRFEQANPDIRVEYVGIPISSVQQKYDTAVAGGDTPDVGGVTTSYLANLVGQQALEPAEDWLAKSSVNGKLAPAMLEAARKASPDGKLYLVPNTSNLDVIWYLKDRLPEPPKTWDEFFAAADRLTKAPDEYGYTIRGGAGSIFQILAEMYAYSGVTEFFDASGKSTVNHPDNVEFLTKMAAIYKKNTPAADVTNDFAKMVAQFGTGKIAMMHHNLGSYNDHVKAHGADKIGAVALPVGPSGRRTIVANPVDGFAVFKNSEHKEAAWRFVEFLVSHEANSYWNEQVGQIPANTEAQADPWVSQLPHLKMAVETLEDPNTVVVSPPYHLPQFSSITKSETEPLFQKVLLGEMRPKEFLDTLAQKLTDAQAEWNRAQCG, from the coding sequence ATGAGATCCACTCAGAGCACCGCCGTGGGGCGCCGCCTCCTGCGCGCGGCGGCCTGCGCCCTCCTCGCCGTGATCGTCGCCGCGTGCGGCTCCACCGGCCCCAGCGAATCGGGCAAGGTGACGATCACCTTCTGGGACAACAACGGGGGCGTCCGGACCCCGATCTACAAGGAGCTGATCAAGCGCTTCGAGCAGGCCAACCCGGACATCCGCGTCGAGTACGTCGGCATCCCCATCTCCTCGGTCCAGCAGAAGTACGACACCGCGGTCGCCGGCGGGGACACCCCGGACGTCGGCGGCGTCACCACCTCCTACCTCGCCAACCTCGTCGGCCAGCAGGCCCTCGAGCCGGCCGAGGACTGGCTCGCCAAGAGCTCGGTGAACGGCAAGCTCGCCCCCGCCATGCTCGAGGCCGCGCGCAAGGCCTCCCCGGACGGGAAGCTCTACCTGGTCCCGAACACCTCCAACCTGGACGTGATCTGGTACCTCAAGGACCGGCTTCCCGAGCCGCCGAAGACCTGGGACGAGTTCTTCGCCGCGGCCGACCGGCTGACCAAGGCCCCCGACGAGTACGGCTACACCATCCGCGGCGGCGCCGGATCGATCTTCCAGATCCTCGCCGAGATGTACGCCTACTCGGGCGTGACCGAGTTCTTCGACGCCTCGGGCAAGAGCACGGTCAACCACCCGGACAACGTCGAGTTCCTCACCAAGATGGCGGCGATCTACAAGAAGAACACCCCGGCCGCCGACGTCACCAACGACTTCGCCAAGATGGTCGCCCAGTTCGGCACCGGCAAGATCGCGATGATGCACCACAACCTGGGCTCGTACAACGACCACGTGAAGGCCCACGGTGCCGACAAGATCGGCGCGGTCGCCCTCCCGGTCGGCCCGTCGGGGCGGCGCACGATCGTCGCCAACCCCGTCGACGGCTTCGCGGTCTTCAAGAACAGCGAGCACAAGGAGGCGGCCTGGAGGTTCGTCGAGTTCCTCGTCTCCCATGAGGCCAACAGCTACTGGAACGAGCAGGTCGGGCAGATCCCCGCGAACACCGAGGCCCAGGCCGACCCGTGGGTGTCGCAGCTCCCGCACCTGAAGATGGCCGTCGAGACCCTCGAGGACCCGAACACGGTGGTGGTCTCGCCGCCCTACCACCTGCCGCAGTTCTCCTCGATCACCAAGTCCGAGACCGAGCCGCTCTTCCAGAAGGTGCTGCTCGGCGAGATGCGGCCCAAGGAGTTCCTCGACACGCTCGCCCAGAAGCTCACCGACGCCCAGGCCGAGTGGAACCGGGCCCAGTGCGGATGA
- a CDS encoding enolase C-terminal domain-like protein — protein MAVIERVVVTVFTTVTHSYVDEHGHRHPGPPREVTEALLTITDADGASGHCLTKPDTVREAVVGGYLGPALLGEEGFDRERLWHRMARRQRGSQGAFSDRALSAADQALWDLAGRRLGLPVWRLLGGARAEVPAYASTMCGDDIPGGLATPEDYANFAKELVARGYRAIELHTWMPPLPHGVDRDIAACTAVREAVGPDIELMLDSYHWYSRSEALTLGRALDELGFAWFEEPMEEASVQSYRWLAEQLRTPIIGPETAWGKHMARAEWVVAGACDILRVGVVGSGGITPALKAVHLAESFGMDCEIHGNGSGALAVIGATLSGRWYERGLLHPHSDYDTPPPHLRSIVDPLVDGKVRMPTAPGLGDDIDHDYIAARTVATWESRLR, from the coding sequence ATGGCGGTCATCGAACGCGTCGTGGTGACGGTCTTCACCACGGTCACCCACTCCTACGTCGACGAGCACGGGCACCGGCACCCCGGGCCGCCGCGCGAGGTGACGGAGGCGCTGCTGACGATCACCGACGCCGACGGGGCCTCCGGCCACTGCCTCACCAAGCCCGACACCGTGCGCGAGGCGGTGGTCGGCGGCTACCTCGGCCCCGCGCTGCTCGGCGAGGAGGGGTTCGACCGGGAGCGGCTCTGGCACCGGATGGCCCGCCGGCAGCGGGGCTCGCAGGGCGCGTTCTCCGACCGCGCGCTCAGCGCGGCCGACCAGGCGCTGTGGGACCTCGCCGGGCGCCGGCTCGGCCTGCCGGTGTGGCGGCTCCTCGGCGGCGCGCGGGCGGAGGTGCCCGCGTACGCGAGCACCATGTGCGGGGACGACATCCCCGGCGGGCTCGCCACCCCCGAGGACTACGCGAACTTCGCCAAGGAGCTGGTGGCCCGCGGGTACCGCGCCATCGAGCTGCACACCTGGATGCCTCCGCTCCCGCACGGGGTGGACCGGGACATCGCGGCGTGCACCGCGGTGCGCGAGGCGGTCGGGCCGGACATCGAGCTCATGCTCGACAGCTACCACTGGTACTCCCGGTCCGAGGCGCTCACCCTCGGCCGGGCCCTCGACGAGCTCGGCTTCGCCTGGTTCGAGGAGCCGATGGAGGAGGCCTCGGTCCAGTCCTACCGGTGGCTCGCCGAACAGCTCCGCACGCCGATCATCGGCCCGGAGACCGCGTGGGGCAAGCACATGGCGCGGGCCGAGTGGGTGGTGGCCGGGGCCTGCGACATCCTCCGGGTGGGGGTGGTCGGGTCCGGCGGCATCACCCCCGCGCTCAAGGCCGTCCACCTCGCCGAGTCGTTCGGCATGGACTGCGAGATCCACGGCAACGGCTCGGGCGCGCTCGCCGTGATCGGCGCCACCCTCAGCGGGCGCTGGTACGAGCGGGGCCTGCTCCACCCGCACTCCGACTACGACACGCCACCGCCCCACCTGCGCTCGATCGTCGACCCCCTGGTGGACGGGAAGGTCCGGATGCCCACGGCGCCCGGGCTCGGCGACGACATCGATCACGATTACATCGCGGCCCGCACCGTGGCGACCTGGGAGAGCCGGCTCCGCTAG
- a CDS encoding IclR family transcriptional regulator, whose protein sequence is MAGTVPHVKSALRTVELLDFFAQHPGLHSLTDIHGKLGYPKSSLHALLRTLVDLGWVETDATGTLYRIGMRALLVGATYIDGDAVVQLSRDALDWLAEATGETVHLARLDHSDVVYLATRASRHYLRPFSRVGRRLPASTTALGKAILATRDDEEVLRILPAELPRLTRNTIVDRDELLAELREIRERGYAIDREENTEGLRCFGVALRLTDPPRDAISCSIPVPRLTPDREQDIVACLIEARERIERLLMRERRAI, encoded by the coding sequence GTGGCGGGAACGGTGCCCCACGTCAAATCGGCGCTCCGGACGGTCGAACTGCTGGACTTCTTCGCCCAGCACCCCGGGCTGCACAGTCTCACCGACATCCACGGCAAGCTCGGCTACCCGAAGAGCAGCCTCCACGCGCTGCTGCGGACCCTCGTCGACCTGGGCTGGGTGGAGACCGACGCCACCGGAACGCTCTACCGGATCGGCATGCGGGCCCTGCTCGTCGGCGCGACCTACATCGACGGCGACGCGGTCGTCCAGCTCTCCCGGGACGCGCTCGACTGGCTGGCCGAGGCGACGGGGGAGACCGTCCACCTCGCCCGGCTCGACCACTCCGACGTCGTCTACCTCGCCACCCGGGCCTCCCGCCACTACCTGCGGCCGTTCTCGCGCGTCGGCCGCCGCCTCCCGGCGAGCACCACCGCGCTGGGCAAGGCGATCCTGGCGACCCGCGACGACGAGGAGGTGCTCCGCATCCTGCCCGCCGAGCTCCCCAGGCTCACCCGGAACACGATCGTGGACCGGGACGAGCTCCTCGCCGAGCTGCGGGAGATCCGGGAGCGCGGGTACGCGATCGACCGGGAGGAGAACACCGAAGGGCTGCGCTGCTTCGGCGTCGCCCTGCGGCTCACCGACCCGCCCCGGGACGCGATCAGCTGCTCGATCCCGGTGCCGCGGCTCACCCCGGACCGGGAGCAGGACATCGTCGCCTGCCTGATCGAGGCGCGGGAGCGGATCGAGCGCCTCCTCATGCGGGAACGCCGAGCGATCTAG
- a CDS encoding FtsK/SpoIIIE family DNA translocase, with protein MATRTSGQGPGKRPTRPGPRTASAKRPPAPRAGSKAKVPPKAARKRPVAAGHDPISFFFLIIGKIVIGVWLLLARSVGAAARALGREARDLDPAHRRDGLGLSVLAGAIVLAAMIWRESKTGVAAVVDAVVRGTVGSLAWAVPIFLALLAWRVLRHPDRGAETGRMGIGWIALVVGILGIVHVAHGTPYPAGGPNDGMDKVAAAGGMLGFLAAAPPASILPDFITIPLLMMLSGFGLLVITATPIYRIPERIAEIRQLIFQRPKADEDTRPATPRRRTRRPAADRRPGEGDKPYDTPVLTEKDHSPEIIPGLVDEPPAAAEERPEPKPEPPREPPLPTEPPKKAEQLELTQQEGTYRLPELRLLKPGTPPKPATQANRDVVNALTSVLEQFSVDAQVVGFTRGPTVTRYEIELGPAVKVEKVTALAKNIAYAVKSADVRILSPIPGKSAIGVEIPNPDKDLVSLGDVLRSPVAQAEHHPMIVGLGKDVEGRTIVANLAKMPHILIAGATGAGKSTCINGLITSILMRATPDEVRMVLIDPKRVELNIYDGIPHLITPIITNPKKAAEALEWVVGEMDRRYDDLAASNFRHIDDFNRAVREGTLVAPPGSERVYRPYPYLLVIIDELADLMMVAPRDVEDSIVRITQLARAAGIHLVIATQRPSVDVVTGLIKANVPSRLAFATSSLADSRVIIDQPGAEKLVGQGDALFLPMGASKPIRLQNAYVSEQEIAAVVAHCKAQMRPEYREDVVAPATAKREIDEDIGDDLDLLCQAAELIVTSQFGSTSMLQRKLRIGFAKAGRLMDLLERRGVVGPSEGSKAREVLVKPEDLPALLAELRGE; from the coding sequence ATGGCCACCCGTACGTCCGGACAGGGGCCCGGCAAGCGCCCCACGCGCCCCGGGCCTCGTACGGCTTCCGCGAAGCGCCCCCCGGCCCCCCGGGCGGGATCGAAGGCCAAGGTCCCGCCGAAGGCGGCCCGCAAGCGCCCCGTCGCCGCGGGCCACGACCCGATCAGCTTCTTCTTCCTGATCATCGGCAAGATCGTCATCGGCGTGTGGCTGCTGCTCGCGCGCTCCGTCGGGGCGGCCGCGCGGGCGCTCGGCCGGGAGGCGCGCGACCTCGACCCGGCGCACCGGCGCGACGGCCTCGGCCTCTCCGTGCTCGCCGGCGCGATCGTGCTCGCCGCGATGATCTGGCGGGAGTCGAAGACCGGCGTGGCGGCCGTGGTCGACGCGGTCGTCCGCGGCACGGTCGGCTCCCTCGCCTGGGCGGTGCCGATCTTCCTCGCGCTGCTCGCCTGGCGGGTGCTCCGGCACCCGGACCGGGGCGCGGAGACCGGGCGGATGGGGATCGGCTGGATCGCCCTGGTCGTCGGGATCCTCGGGATCGTGCACGTCGCCCACGGCACGCCGTACCCGGCGGGCGGCCCGAACGACGGGATGGACAAGGTCGCGGCGGCCGGGGGCATGCTCGGCTTCCTCGCCGCGGCGCCGCCGGCGAGCATCCTGCCGGACTTCATCACGATCCCGTTGCTCATGATGCTCTCCGGGTTCGGCCTGCTGGTGATCACCGCGACGCCGATCTACCGGATCCCCGAGCGCATCGCCGAGATCCGGCAGCTCATCTTCCAGCGGCCGAAGGCGGACGAGGACACCCGGCCGGCCACCCCGCGCCGCCGGACCCGGCGGCCCGCGGCGGACCGGCGCCCCGGCGAGGGCGACAAGCCGTACGACACGCCGGTGCTCACCGAGAAGGACCACTCCCCGGAGATCATCCCGGGCCTCGTGGACGAGCCGCCCGCCGCGGCGGAGGAGCGCCCCGAGCCCAAGCCGGAGCCGCCGCGGGAGCCTCCGCTGCCGACCGAGCCGCCGAAGAAGGCCGAACAGCTCGAGCTCACCCAGCAGGAGGGGACCTACCGGCTCCCCGAGCTGCGGCTGCTCAAGCCGGGCACCCCGCCCAAGCCGGCCACCCAGGCGAACCGGGACGTGGTCAACGCGCTCACCAGCGTGCTCGAGCAGTTCTCGGTCGACGCCCAGGTGGTCGGGTTCACCCGCGGTCCGACGGTCACCCGGTACGAGATCGAGCTCGGCCCCGCGGTGAAGGTGGAGAAGGTCACCGCGCTGGCGAAGAACATCGCCTACGCGGTCAAGTCCGCCGACGTGCGGATCCTCTCCCCGATCCCCGGCAAGTCGGCGATCGGGGTGGAGATCCCCAACCCCGACAAGGACCTGGTGTCCCTGGGGGACGTGCTGCGCTCGCCGGTGGCCCAGGCCGAGCACCACCCGATGATCGTCGGGCTCGGCAAGGACGTCGAGGGCCGGACCATCGTCGCCAACCTGGCGAAGATGCCGCACATCCTCATCGCGGGCGCCACCGGCGCGGGCAAGTCGACCTGCATCAACGGCCTGATCACGTCGATCCTCATGCGGGCCACCCCGGACGAGGTCCGCATGGTGCTCATCGACCCCAAGCGGGTGGAGCTCAACATTTACGACGGGATCCCCCACCTCATCACGCCGATCATCACCAACCCGAAGAAGGCCGCGGAGGCCCTCGAATGGGTGGTCGGCGAGATGGACCGCCGCTACGACGACCTGGCGGCGAGCAACTTCCGGCACATCGACGACTTCAACCGGGCGGTGCGCGAGGGCACGCTCGTGGCGCCGCCGGGGAGCGAGCGGGTCTACCGCCCCTACCCGTACCTGCTGGTGATCATCGACGAGCTCGCCGACCTCATGATGGTCGCCCCCCGGGACGTGGAGGACTCCATCGTCCGGATCACCCAGCTCGCCCGGGCGGCCGGCATCCACCTCGTGATCGCCACCCAGCGGCCCTCGGTGGACGTGGTCACCGGCCTCATCAAGGCCAACGTGCCGTCCCGGCTCGCCTTCGCCACCTCCTCCCTCGCGGACTCGCGGGTCATCATCGACCAGCCGGGGGCGGAGAAGCTCGTCGGGCAGGGCGACGCGCTCTTCCTGCCGATGGGCGCGAGCAAGCCCATCCGCCTGCAGAACGCCTACGTCTCCGAGCAGGAGATCGCCGCGGTCGTCGCCCACTGCAAGGCGCAGATGCGGCCCGAGTACCGGGAGGACGTCGTGGCCCCGGCCACGGCGAAGCGCGAGATCGACGAGGACATCGGCGACGACCTCGACCTGCTGTGCCAGGCCGCCGAGCTGATCGTCACGAGCCAGTTCGGCTCGACCTCGATGCTCCAGCGCAAGCTCCGGATCGGGTTCGCCAAGGCGGGCCGGCTCATGGACCTGCTGGAGCGGCGCGGCGTCGTCGGGCCGAGCGAGGGCTCCAAGGCCCGCGAGGTGCTGGTGAAACCCGAGGATCTTCCGGCGCTCCTGGCGGAATTGCGCGGCGAATGA
- a CDS encoding helix-turn-helix domain-containing protein, whose amino-acid sequence MSVGTVMAEARQEAGLTVAQLSERTRIREAIIEGIERDDFSSCGGDFYARGHIRAIASALGLDPEAMVRQYEAETRGSYQPVRAAEVFKADRLLSGGMRRSGWTAVIAVAAALVAVFALTRLFGGSAEETVKQAPAAGQVQNAVSKPERAAPAAPAAPERVTVKISTVRPAWLNVQDAKGKELFEGVLPGGKTSTWTSKSRLRITFGDAGAVKVEVNGRQLGSPGRDGQMVRRTYGPQSPAPR is encoded by the coding sequence ATGAGCGTTGGCACAGTGATGGCGGAGGCGCGACAGGAGGCCGGGCTGACCGTGGCCCAGCTCAGCGAGCGCACGCGCATCCGCGAGGCGATCATCGAAGGGATCGAGCGGGACGATTTCTCCTCGTGCGGGGGTGACTTCTACGCCCGCGGGCATATCCGGGCGATCGCGTCCGCCCTCGGGCTCGACCCGGAGGCGATGGTCCGGCAGTACGAGGCCGAGACCCGCGGCAGCTACCAGCCGGTCCGCGCCGCGGAGGTGTTCAAGGCGGACCGCCTGCTCTCGGGCGGGATGCGCCGGTCGGGGTGGACGGCGGTGATCGCGGTGGCCGCCGCCCTGGTCGCCGTGTTCGCGCTCACCCGGCTGTTCGGCGGGTCGGCGGAGGAGACGGTGAAGCAGGCCCCGGCCGCGGGGCAGGTGCAGAACGCGGTCTCCAAGCCGGAGCGCGCGGCGCCCGCCGCGCCCGCGGCGCCCGAGCGGGTGACCGTGAAGATCTCCACGGTGCGGCCCGCCTGGCTGAACGTGCAGGACGCCAAGGGGAAGGAACTGTTCGAGGGGGTGCTCCCGGGCGGCAAGACCAGCACCTGGACCTCGAAGAGCCGGCTGCGGATCACGTTCGGTGACGCCGGGGCGGTCAAGGTCGAGGTGAACGGCCGGCAGCTCGGCAGCCCGGGCCGGGACGGCCAGATGGTGCGGCGGACCTACGGCCCGCAGAGCCCGGCTCCCCGCTGA
- the rimO gene encoding 30S ribosomal protein S12 methylthiotransferase RimO, protein MSSRRTVSLITLGCARNEVDSEELAARLEAAGWRLSDDDPDVIVVNTCGFIDSAKKESIDTLLAAADSGAKVVAAGCLAERYGKELAEALPEATVISFDDYAEIGDRLDDVLAGRPLRPHTPRDRRRLLPITPVDRSAARARIPGHGARADEPLPEGVAPASGPRTLRKRLTGGPVAPIKLASGCDRRCAFCAIPAFRGAYVSRPPEDLIAEARWLAEQGVKEIVLVSENSTSYGKDLGDLRALERLLPKLAATEGIERVRVNYLQPAELRPSLIEMLTSTPGVAPYFDLSFQHASGPLLRRMRRFGDARRFLDLLERIRERAPEAGIRSNFIVGFPGETEEDFAELKGFLEEARLDVIGVFGYSDEEGTEAYGFPDKLDQDTIDERVAELSALADELMAQRAEERIGTELEILIEEDLGDGGYEGRAAHQGPEVDGTVTVQGGSGLRPGQIVQAVAVGSEGVDLVARVKAGT, encoded by the coding sequence ATGTCCTCTCGCCGAACCGTATCGCTGATCACGCTGGGCTGCGCCCGCAACGAGGTCGACTCCGAGGAGCTCGCGGCGCGGCTCGAGGCCGCCGGCTGGCGGCTGTCCGACGACGATCCCGACGTGATCGTCGTCAATACCTGCGGCTTCATCGATTCGGCGAAGAAGGAATCGATCGACACCCTGCTCGCCGCGGCCGATTCCGGGGCCAAGGTGGTGGCCGCCGGCTGCCTGGCCGAGCGGTACGGCAAGGAGCTCGCCGAGGCGCTCCCCGAGGCCACCGTGATCTCCTTCGACGACTACGCGGAGATCGGCGACCGCCTCGACGACGTGCTCGCCGGCCGGCCGCTCCGGCCGCACACCCCGCGGGACCGGCGCAGGCTCCTGCCCATCACCCCCGTGGACCGGTCGGCCGCGCGAGCGCGGATCCCCGGCCACGGCGCGCGGGCGGACGAGCCGCTGCCGGAGGGCGTGGCCCCCGCGAGCGGCCCGCGCACGCTCCGCAAGCGGCTGACCGGCGGCCCGGTCGCGCCGATCAAGCTCGCCTCGGGGTGCGATCGGCGCTGCGCGTTCTGCGCGATCCCGGCATTCCGCGGCGCGTACGTGTCACGGCCGCCGGAGGACCTGATCGCGGAGGCGCGCTGGCTCGCCGAGCAGGGCGTTAAGGAGATCGTGCTCGTCAGCGAGAACTCCACCTCGTACGGCAAGGACCTGGGCGACCTGCGGGCGCTGGAGAGGCTGCTGCCCAAGCTCGCCGCGACCGAGGGGATCGAGCGGGTCCGGGTCAACTACCTGCAGCCGGCCGAGCTGCGGCCCAGCCTGATCGAGATGCTCACCTCGACCCCGGGCGTGGCGCCGTACTTCGACCTGTCCTTCCAGCACGCGAGCGGCCCGCTGCTCCGCCGCATGCGGCGGTTCGGCGACGCGCGCCGGTTCCTCGACCTCCTCGAGCGGATCAGGGAGCGCGCACCCGAGGCGGGGATCCGGTCCAACTTCATCGTCGGCTTCCCCGGGGAGACCGAGGAGGACTTCGCGGAGCTGAAGGGCTTCCTGGAGGAGGCGCGGCTCGACGTGATCGGCGTCTTCGGGTACTCCGACGAGGAGGGCACCGAGGCGTACGGCTTCCCCGACAAGCTCGACCAGGACACGATCGACGAGCGGGTGGCCGAGCTGAGCGCCCTCGCCGACGAGCTGATGGCCCAGCGGGCCGAGGAGCGCATCGGGACCGAGCTGGAGATCCTCATCGAGGAGGACCTGGGCGACGGCGGCTATGAGGGCCGCGCCGCGCACCAGGGCCCGGAGGTCGACGGTACGGTCACCGTGCAGGGCGGCAGCGGCCTGAGGCCCGGCCAGATCGTGCAGGCCGTGGCCGTCGGCTCCGAGGGGGTCGACCTGGTCGCCCGAGTCAAGGCCGGCACATGA
- the pgsA gene encoding CDP-diacylglycerol--glycerol-3-phosphate 3-phosphatidyltransferase has protein sequence MRERGEPPAEAARPPETACAGQPPAPDAEPAPAIPALTVTGAPPAGIGVPPREGRVSPWNIANVLTVVRLVLVPLFVAFLLLDGTGWRIAALVLFLLASVTDQLDGWLARRYALITDFGKIADPIADKALIGAALVCLSFLGELPWWITVVILGREAGVTLLRFLVIRHGVIPASYGGKVKTVLQIVAIALYILPGAPHWARLAAIYPAVAVTLGTGVDYVVRAIRLRRMAKLARTS, from the coding sequence ATGAGGGAACGCGGCGAGCCACCGGCCGAGGCGGCGCGGCCGCCCGAGACGGCGTGCGCCGGGCAGCCGCCGGCCCCGGACGCGGAGCCGGCCCCGGCCATCCCGGCGCTCACGGTGACCGGTGCGCCCCCGGCCGGGATCGGGGTGCCACCGCGCGAGGGCCGGGTGAGCCCGTGGAACATCGCGAACGTGCTCACCGTGGTCCGCCTGGTGCTCGTCCCGCTGTTCGTGGCCTTCCTGCTCCTCGACGGCACGGGCTGGCGGATCGCCGCGCTCGTTCTCTTCCTCCTCGCCTCGGTCACCGATCAGCTCGACGGCTGGCTCGCCCGCCGGTACGCGCTGATCACGGATTTCGGGAAGATCGCCGACCCCATCGCGGACAAGGCGCTGATCGGCGCGGCGCTGGTCTGCCTCTCCTTCCTCGGTGAGCTGCCCTGGTGGATCACCGTGGTCATCCTCGGCCGGGAGGCCGGGGTGACCCTGCTCCGCTTCCTGGTGATCCGGCACGGCGTGATCCCGGCGAGCTACGGCGGCAAGGTCAAGACCGTGCTGCAGATCGTGGCGATCGCCCTCTACATCCTCCCCGGGGCGCCGCACTGGGCGCGGCTGGCCGCGATCTATCCCGCGGTGGCCGTGACCCTCGGGACCGGCGTTGACTACGTGGTCCGCGCGATCAGGCTGCGCCGGATGGCGAAGCTGGCACGCACGTCATGA
- a CDS encoding CinA family protein, with amino-acid sequence MRHLAAQVLSILVRLKATVSVAESLTGGLLGATLTDVPGASAAFRGGVIAYATEVKASVLGVPAELLAREGAVHPEVAAAMAAGVRELTRSDYGIGLTGVAGPEPQDGKPVGTVHIALCGPGGRTWHRDLRLTGGREEIRRESCAEALGLLAGVLRAKLGEQSG; translated from the coding sequence ATGAGGCATCTGGCCGCGCAGGTATTGTCGATACTGGTCCGGTTGAAAGCGACGGTGTCCGTGGCCGAGTCGCTCACCGGCGGTCTGCTGGGCGCCACCCTGACCGACGTCCCCGGGGCGTCCGCCGCATTCCGAGGCGGAGTGATCGCCTACGCGACCGAGGTGAAGGCGAGTGTGCTCGGCGTCCCGGCCGAGCTGCTGGCGCGCGAGGGAGCGGTGCACCCCGAGGTCGCGGCGGCGATGGCCGCCGGGGTGCGCGAGCTCACCCGTTCCGATTACGGGATCGGGCTGACCGGGGTGGCGGGCCCGGAGCCCCAGGACGGCAAGCCGGTGGGCACGGTGCACATCGCCCTGTGCGGCCCCGGCGGCCGCACCTGGCACCGCGATCTCCGGCTGACCGGGGGCCGGGAGGAGATCAGGCGGGAGTCCTGCGCGGAGGCTTTGGGCCTTTTGGCAGGTGTGCTCCGGGCAAAACTTGGGGAACAATCCGGGTGA
- a CDS encoding helix-turn-helix domain-containing protein, which translates to MILLRHLLGDVLRRLRVRQNRTLREVSTLARVSLGYLSEVERGQKEASSELLAAICAALGVPLSQVLREVSDQFALAELQDAPVLADVPERERLPVADTMPPAEFTGEFSEYTPEVKDMVAA; encoded by the coding sequence ATGATCCTGCTGCGTCACCTGCTCGGCGACGTACTGCGGCGGCTGCGGGTTCGGCAGAATCGCACCCTCCGCGAGGTCTCCACGCTGGCGCGGGTCTCGCTCGGCTACCTCTCGGAGGTCGAGCGCGGGCAGAAGGAGGCCTCCTCCGAGCTGCTCGCCGCGATCTGCGCCGCGCTGGGCGTGCCGCTCTCCCAGGTGCTGCGCGAGGTCTCCGACCAGTTCGCCCTCGCCGAGCTTCAGGACGCCCCCGTGCTCGCCGACGTGCCGGAGCGGGAGCGGCTGCCGGTGGCGGACACCATGCCCCCGGCGGAGTTCACCGGGGAGTTCTCCGAGTACACGCCCGAGGTCAAGGACATGGTCGCCGCCTAG